A genome region from Thermoanaerobaculia bacterium includes the following:
- a CDS encoding NADH-quinone oxidoreductase subunit B — SGGFYRAYHVVQGIDEIVPVDVYVPGCPPTPEELMYGILRLQESIQSGRKSRDDRSARFAASLPALPST, encoded by the coding sequence TCGGGAGGCTTCTACCGCGCCTATCACGTCGTGCAGGGCATCGACGAGATCGTGCCCGTGGACGTTTACGTCCCGGGATGCCCGCCGACGCCGGAAGAGCTGATGTACGGGATCCTCCGGCTGCAGGAAAGCATCCAGTCGGGCCGGAAATCGCGCGACGACCGCTCGGCGCGCTTCGCGGCGTCGCTCCCGGCGCTGCCGTCGACATGA